Proteins encoded together in one Vitis vinifera cultivar Pinot Noir 40024 chromosome 4, ASM3070453v1 window:
- the LOC100246246 gene encoding uncharacterized protein LOC100246246 gives MAFRIDQDSELEDIKETLFNSAIKGKWEDVVDLYRRQPRAHKAKMVVSGETALHMAVSAGKDDVVEQLVELISEPKVEALSIGNDRGNTPLHLAASMGNAHMCRYISAIDTRLVAARNREKETPLFLAALHGHTDAFLWLREKCSSNEPYEYCRRGDGKTILHCAIAGEYFDLAILIIDLYEDLVNYVDDKGLTPLHVLASKPTAFRSGTHLHFIERLIYECIYVDKLKTVEDYPCIQQICAEKVELRRYPENYHTCMKFWNMIKRPVSHMIKRKNHGDVDADNPELPVSRKDSHHHSGDLHRAFPPNYGICLEFIKFANKAMLVVLGLGFGKIRRIVDKKEKHSRSLQIMDELLSCASSYGYNKNGRNPNLSQSGEDEETTPCNLVKEPTQENKPVSDSNRNEKEGSCSVNCPHVKNGINTRDTSPSGSSLEITNMKRGEKKRTVEFGNMETPILIAAKNGIKEMVDSILEKFPVAIHDRNKEKKNVVLLAVENRQPEVYEILLKKNILKDSVFGVVDNEGNSALHLAAMLGDYQPWHIPGAALQMQWEIKWYKFVKNSMPPHFFSHYNNKNQTPKEIFTDHHDELVRRGGKWLNNTSSSCSVIATLIATVAFATSATIPGSFNEGTGRPNFEHQLAFNLFAISSLVALCFSVTSMVMFLAILSSRHQEDDFHRDLPQKLLLGLTTLFISISAILVSFCAGHFFILRDELKRAAFPVYAITCLPISIFALVEFPLYFDVVWTTFRKVPRPRYKLNL, from the exons ATGGCTTTTAGAATTGATCAGGACTCAGAACTAGAGGATATTAAGGAAACCTTGTTTAATTCTGCGATTAAAGGCAAATGGGAAGATGTTGTAGATCTGTACAGGCGACAGCCGAGGGCCCACAAGGCAAAGATGGTTGTATCAGGGGAAACGGCGTTGCATATGGCGGTCTCAGCTGGCAAAGACGATGTAGTTGAACAGCTAGTTGAACTGATAAGTGAGCCCAAGGTGGAAGCTCTCAGTATTGGAAATGATCGAGGAAACACCCCTCTCCATTTAGCTGCATCCATGGGAAATGCTCACATGTGCAGGTATATCTCAGCCATTGATACGCGACTTGTGGCTGCTCGGAATAGGGAAAAGGAAACCCCACTCTTCTTGGCCGCTCTCCATGGTCACACAGATGCTTTTCTTTGGCTTCGAGAAAAATGCTCAAGCAATGAACCGTATGAATACTGTCGACGGGGTGACGGTAAAACAATTCTTCACTGTGCTATAGCTGGAGAATATTTTG ATTTGGCAATTCTAATAATTGATCTGTATGAAGATCTTGTTAACTATGTTGACGACAAGGGACTTACCCCTCTCCATGTCCTGGCGAGTAAGCCCACTGCATTCAGAAGCGGGACTCACCTCCATTTCATCGAAAGACTCATTTATGAGT GTATATACGTCGACAAGCTAAAGACAGTTGAGGATTACCCTTGTATCCAGCAAATTTGTGCAGAAAAAGTAGAACTCCGGCGGTATCCTGAGAACTATCACACATGTATGAAATTCTGGAACATGATTAAAAGACCAG TATCTCACATGATAAAGAGGAAAAACCATGGAGACGTGGATGCAGACAACCCAGAACTACCAG TCAGCCGGAAAGATTCTCATCACCATTCAGGAGATCTGCATCGAGCATTTCCACCAAATTATGGCATATGCTTGGAGTTCATCAAATTTGCCAACAAAGCAATGCTGGTTGTGTTAGGATTGG GATTTGGGAAGATAAGAAGAATAGTAGATAAAAAAGAGAAACATTCAAGGTCTCTTCAGATCATGGATGAACTACTTAGTTGTGCTTCAAGCTATGGATATAACAAGAATGGCAGAAATCCCAACCTATCACAATccggtgaagatgaagaaacaACACCCTGTAACCTTGTGAAAGAACCAACACAAGAGAATAAACCTGTTTCAGATTCTAATAGAAATGAGAAAGAAGGAAGTTGTTCAGTAAATTGTCCACATGTCAAAAATGGTATCAACACAAGAGACACTTCACCTTCCGGAAGCTCCTTAGAAATTACCAACATGAAAAGAGGAG AAAAGAAGAGAACTGTGGAATTTGGAAACATGGAGACACCAATACTCATTGCAGCAAAGAACGGTATCAAGGAAATGGTGGACAGCATCCTCGAAAAGTTTCCAGTGGCCATTCATGACAGgaacaaagaaaagaagaatgtaGTGCTGTTAGCAGTGGAGAATAGACAACCTGAAGTGTATGAGATTTTACTCAAGAAGAATATTCTGAAAGATAGCGTGTTTGGTGTAGTCGATAATGAGGGGAACAGTGCCTTGCATCTGGCTGCAATGTTAGGAGATTATCAACCTTGGCATATTCCAGGTGCTGCATTGCAGATGCAATGGGAAATCAAGTGGTACAAG TTTGTGAAGAATTCTATGCCCCCACATTTTTTCAGTCACTATAACAACAAGAATCAAACTCCAAAAGAGATCTTTACTGACCACCACGATGAACTTGTACGCAGAGGAGGCAAATGGCTAAATAATACTTCCAGTTCATGCTCTGTTATTGCTACTCTCATTGCTACTGTTGCCTTCGCCACATCTGCCACGATACCAGGCAGCTTCAATGAAGGAACAGGCAGACCGAATTTTGAACACCAATTAGCTTTTAATCTCTTTGCCATCTCATCACTTGTCGCTCTCTGCTTTTCGGTGACTTCTATGGTCATGTTTCTTGCTATTCTCAGCTCTAGGCACCAAGAGGACGATTTTCACAGGGACTTGCCTCAGAAGCTTTTGTTGGGCTTAACAACTCTTTTCATATCCATATCAGCTATTTTGGTGTCTTTCTGTGCGGGACATTTCTTTATCCTTAGAGATGAGCTCAAGCGTGCTGCATTTCCTGTCTATGCAATAACTTGCCTTCCAATATCAATTTTTGCTTTGGTGGAGTTCCCACTGTACTTTGATGTTGTATGGACTACTTTTAGGAAGGTGCCACGACCAAGGTATAAGCTGAATCTCTAG